A genomic window from Dioscorea cayenensis subsp. rotundata cultivar TDr96_F1 unplaced genomic scaffold, TDr96_F1_v2_PseudoChromosome.rev07_lg8_w22 25.fasta BLBR01000863.1, whole genome shotgun sequence includes:
- the LOC120255140 gene encoding putative MO25-like protein At5g47540, with translation MKGLFKSKPRTPAELVRQARELLVYMDLNGTSREGKREEKIAELNKTIRELKSILYGNSESEPVSEACVQLTQEFFRENTLRLLIVCLPKLNLEARKDATQVVANLQRQQVHSRLIASDYLEANKDLMDILVAGYDNMDIALHYGAMLRECIRHQSIARYVLESEHIKKFFDYIQLPNFDIASDASATFKELLTRHKSTVAEFLSKNYDWFFAEFNSKLLSSPNYITRRQAIKLLGDILLDRSNSGVMTRYVSSKDNLMILMNLLRESSKNIQIEAFHVFKLFAANQNKPPEIVSILVTNRSKLLRFFSSFKLDKEDEQFEADKAQVVKEIAAL, from the exons ATGAAGGGCCTCTTCAAGTCCAAGCCGCGCACGCCTGCTGAGCTTGTGCGCCAGGCCAGAGAGCTTCTTGTGTATATGGACCTTAATGGCACTTCCCGTGAGGGCAAGCGTGAGGAGAAG ATAGCAGAATTGAATAAAACTATCCGGGAGTTGAAATCAATCCTATATGGAAACAGTGAATCTGAGCCAGTTTCAGAAGCTTGTGTACAATTGACTCAGGAATTCTTCCGGGAGAACACTTTGCGCCTATTAATTGTTTGTCTTCCTAAACTAAACTTAGAG GCTCGTAAGGATGCCACTCaagttgttgcaaatttgcaaagGCAACAAGTTCATTCACGGTTGATTGCTTCGGATTACCTGGAAGCAAATAAAGATCTTATGGATATTTTAGTTGCCGG GTATGATAACATGGACATTGCTTTACATTATGGTGCTATGTTAAGGGAGTGCATTCGTCATCAAAGTATAGCAag ATATGTCTTGGAGTCGGAACACATAAAGAAGTTCTTTGATTATATACAGCTCCCCAATTTTGACATAGCATCAGATGCCTCTGCAACTTTCAAG GAGCTCCTAACAAGGCATAAATCAACGGTGGCAGaatttctttctaaaaattatgATTGG TTTTTTGCTGAATTCAACTCAAAGCTTTTATCTTCTCCcaattatataactagaagGCAAGCTATCAAG CTTTTGGGAGATATCTTGCTGGATCGGTCAAATTCTGGGGTTATGACACGATACGTTAGCTCCAAAGATAACTTGATGATTCTAATGAATCTGCTCAGA GAATCAAGTAAGAATATCCAAATAGAGGCATTTCATGTGTTCAAG TTATTTGCTGCAAATCAGAACAAGCCACCCGAGATTGTGAGCATATTAGTCACAAACAGGAGCAAACTACTTCGGTTCTTCAGTAGCTTCAAGTTGGATAAAG AGGATGAACAGTTTGAAGCAGACAAAGCCCAAGTTGTCAAGGAGATCGCCGCACTATAA
- the LOC120255139 gene encoding cystathionine beta-lyase, chloroplastic, which yields MINQQARLTKPDLFPVRTGAGSLNSTKLIYSSNRVGFCTTTFKRRCAGVKAIRSEIVVDEKQSPPSISQPGFKRSLNGNQRLGLWRKGRIRMPFVCIRARGNDLTGATSVKEIANGLEEPSIESDLEEREPSVATILANFTNDFDPYLATSTPLYQTATFKQLSATEFGSYDYTRSGNPTRDVLQSLIAKLEKADSAFCFTSGMAALDIVTDILKSGQEIVAGNNLYGGSDRLLSKVVPNKGIVVTRVKTSDLNAVASAIGPRTRLVWLESPTNPFLQIADIRKISEIAHSHGALVLVDNSILSPVLCQPLKLGADIVMTSATKFISGHSDVMAGILAVKEKSLAEQIAFLQNAEGSALAPFDCWLLLRGIRTMALRLEKQQASAQKIAEFLSSHPRVTRVNYPGLPSHPGHKLHFSQATGAGSILSFFTGSDALSKHIAEKTKYFSITVSFGGVNSLISLPYFMSHASIHPEKLEAQGLTKDLVRISVGIEDVDDLLAALDYSITNGPK from the exons ATGATTAACCAACAAGCACGGCTCACCAAGCCGGACCTATTTCCGGTCCGAACCGGCGCCGGTTCACTTAACTCGACCAAGCTTATCTACAGCTCAAACCGAGTTGGGTTTTGTACAACCACTTTCAAGCGGAGGTGCGCCGGTGTTAAGGCTATACGATCAGAGATTGTCGTTGATGAGAAACAATCCCCGCCGTCCATCTCTCAACCG GGGTTCAAGCGATCCTTAAATGGCAACCAGAGGTTAGGGCTTTGGAGGAAGGGAAGAATTAGGATGCCTTTTGTGTGCATTAGAGCAAGGGGAAATGATTTGACAGGCGCGACCTCGGTGAAGGAGATTGCTAATGGATTGGAGGAGCCATCCATTGAATCCG ATTTGGAGGAGAGGGAGCCCAGTGTTGCCACGATTTTGGCCAATTTTACTAATGATTTTGATCCTTATCTTGCTACCAGTACTCCGTTGTACCAAACTGCCACGTTTAAGCAG CTTTCAGCCACAGAGTTTGGTTCGTATGACTATACTAGAAGTGGCAATCCAACCCGGGATGTGCTACAAAG TCTTATAGCCAAACTTGAGAAGGCTGATTCTGCGTTTTGCTTCACTAGTGGAATGGCTGCCTTGGACATTGTCACAGACATTCTTAAATCTG GTCAAGAAATCGTAGCAGGAAATAACCTATATGGTGGGTCTGACCGCTTGCTGTCAAAAGTGGTTCCAAATAAAGGGATTGTGGTGAC ACGAGTTAAAACTAGTGATTTGAATGCTGTGGCATCAGCAATTGGTCCTCGTACAAGGCTTGTTTGGTTGGAGAGCCCAACGAATCCTTTCTTACAAATCGCAGACATAAGG AAAATATCAGAAATAGCGCACTCGCATGGTGCTCTTGTATTGGTGGATAACAGTATTTTGTCTCCAGTTCTGTGTCAGCCTTTGAAGCTTGGAGCAG ACATTGTCATGACCTCAGCTACCAAATTTATATCTGGCCACAGTGATGTTATGGCAGGAATTCTTGCAGTAAAGGAAAAAAG TTTGGCAGAACAGATAGCGTTTCTACAAAATGCGGAAGGCTCTGCATTAGCACCATTCGACTGTTGGCTCTTACTACGAGGTATCAGGACAATGGCTTTGCGCCTAGAAAAGCAACAG GCAAGTGCACAGAAGATAGCTGAATTCTTATCATCTCACCCAAGGGTGACGCGAGTGAACTATCCCGGACTTCCTTCTCACCCTGGGCACAAATTACACTTTTCTCAG GCAACAGGTGCTGGTTCTATACTCAGTTTTTTTACTGGGTCAGATGCTCTCTCCAAGCATATAGCTGAGAAGACAAAATACTTCAGCATCACTGTCAGTTTTG GAGGCGTGAACTCACTTATTAGCTTGCCATACTTCATGTCCCACGCGAGCATTCATCCTGAAAAGCTGGAGGCCCAGGGCTTGACCAAAGACCTTGTTCGAATCTCTGTCGGCATTGAGGATGTAGATGATTTGCTTGCAGCTTTAGACTATTCTATTACAAATGGACCAAAGTAG
- the LOC120255146 gene encoding cytochrome b561 and DOMON domain-containing protein At5g35735-like, whose translation MATSFIPLLLLTLLLAGFSPSLAQTCLSDTFSGNRFYSNCNTLLYLGAKVHWTYHPSNATIDVAYRAPISSNGWVAWALNPTGSGMIGAQALFAFSGSGSAVSVYATAISSYTPDVKDGNLSFKVYSKSGELSNGVMTIFATLALPQNRTTVNQVWQAGPLSNGVPAQHSTTGDNIKSSGSIDLLSGSVSGDTSNSRQRRKNTHGVLNAVSWGILMPVGAIMARYMKVFADPAWFYLHVACQLSAYIIGVAGWGTGLKLGSESSGITYHGHRNIGIALFCLATLQIFALLLRPKKDNKYRFYWNIYHHSVGYCVIVLSVINIFKGFDILIPGDGWKTAYIIIIATLGGIALILEVVTWIIVLKRKDREEKSHHGTNGFNGYEARQQSRV comes from the exons ATGGCCACCTCCTTCATCCCCCTCCTCCTTCTTACCCTCCTCCTTGCGGGATTCTCTCCATCCCTTGCCCAGACCTGCCTTTCCGACACCTTCTCCGGAAACCGCTTCTACAGCAACTGCAACACCCTTCTGTACCTCGGAGCTAAAGTTCACTGGACCTACCACCCGAGCAACGCCACTATCGACGTCGCCTACCGCGCCCCCATCTCCTCCAACGGCTGGGTCGCATGGGCTCTCAATCCCACCGGCTCAGGCATGATCGGGGCTCAGGCTCTCTTCGCCTTCTCCGGATCCGGTAGCGCCGTGAGCGTTTACGCCACCGCCATCTCTAGCTACACTCCTGATGTCAAAGATGGTAACTTGAGCTTCAAGGTGTATAGCAAGTCAGGGGAGTTGTCCAATGGGGTGATGACCATCTTTGCGACGTTGGCGTTGCCTCAGAATCGCACCACTGTGAATCAAGTTTGGCAGGCTGGACCGTTGAGCAATGGGGTGCCGGCGCAACACTCGACTACCGGTGATAATATTAAGTCGTCCGGAAGCATTGATTTACTCTCCGGCTCCGTCAGCGGCGATACCAGCAACTCCAGGCAGCGTCGTAAGAAT ACGCATGGTGTGCTAAATGCAGTGAGTTGGGGTATCCTGATGCCTGTTGGAGCCATCATGGCAAGATACATGAAGGTGTTTGCCGATCCCGCCTGGTTTTATCTCCATGTTGCTTGCCAGCTCTCGGCATACATTATTGGAGTTGCTGGATGGGGAACTGGTCTTAAACTTGGAAGCGAATCTTCTGGAATTACATACCATGGACATCGCAACATTGGAATTGCTCTCTTCTGCCTTGCCACCCTTCAg ATATTTGCTTTGCTTCTGAGGCCAAAGAAGGACAACAAATACCGCTTCTACTGGAATATATATCACCATTCAGTCGGTTATTGTGTCATAGTCTTGAGtgtcatcaacatcttcaaaggCTTTGATATATTAATCCCGGGCGATGGCTGGAAAACCGCATACATTATCATCATTGCAACACTGGGGGGTATTGCATTGATCTTAGAGGTTGTCACATGGATCATAGTTCTAAAAAGGAAGGATCGGGAAGAAAAGTCTCACCATGGCACTAATGGTTTCAATGGTTATGAAGCCAGGCAGCAATCGAGAGTATGA